Within Carassius gibelio isolate Cgi1373 ecotype wild population from Czech Republic chromosome A21, carGib1.2-hapl.c, whole genome shotgun sequence, the genomic segment GCTAAAATTTAACAATGGGTAACAAGACACCTTCAAGAAGCAATTCAGGATGTCTTAacgaaataaacaaaacaacaatattCAAACAGGAACAGCCCCAAACCTGGTGTTGCTGTTGTGAAAAACAGGTGTCATACAGAATCCCAGCTCTCGTCTATCTTAGTGTCGACCAAACCTTCCTTGCCTTTgctgaaaagagaaaaacattaaGTGACACAAACGCAGAAGTGCTTGTGCTGAGAAGAGGAACATGGAAGGATGCCAAGAATCAAGAAGTTGAGGTACAGAATGATTAAAAATTATCCATGACAGTTTTCTTAACAACTTAACAATTTCAGAGATGCTTAACACAGGCTGGTATGAACACAGTCATTATGCTTTTATATTTCAGTGGGACAGTGGGCATCAGGTGCTCTCTTCAGCTTGTCTACCAAACCACCGCAGCATGAATCCATGTCCGGTCTATGAAAGAGAATCCAAGACCctctttctgttttttgtttgtgttcctACTCGGGTCTCTGAATATGAACAAATACGGACAAACAAGAGCCAGGGACGACTTTGTTACGTTACCAGTACAGATGCTGGCAAAACCTGGAGCCATACTATAGACTTGACAGCAGATGTGATCGGTGAGAAGATGAAAGAATGGGCTCCATTTGCTGTTGGACCAGGACATGGTTTTCAAATGAAGAGTGGAAGACTGATTATCCCAGCATATGCTTATCGGTACACAGGCAAACCTGATTGCACATCATGTTGTTGCTTATCGTTTTGCTGTTTCACTCCTTATGCCTTAGCATTCTACAGTGATGATCAAGGAATCACATGGAAGGTGGGGAACCAAATGGATGTTGAGTCGTGTGAGTGTCAGATGGCTGAGATCATTGACGAGAAAGGTATGAGTACTCTGTACTGCAATGCCCGAACCCGTCTTGGCTACAGAACGGAGGCACTAAGCTACAACTCTGGAGAGGATTTTAGCACAGTTTTATCCCCAAACAAGCTGATAGAGACCGGAAAGGGATGCCAAGGGAGTGTGTTGAGTTTTCTAGAACAGAGTAGTCCTCCAAAGACATGGTTGCTCTATTCTCATCCGTCCAATCCAAAAAACAGAGTAGATCTTGGTCTCTACTTGAATAAAACCCCAGTGGATTCCTCAGGGTGGCCAGATGAACCTATAATGATATTGCATCATGGTCCCAGTGCGTATGCAGATCTGGTAGAGCATGAGCCTGGACGCTTTGCTTGTCTCATGGAGTGCGGAAAGGAACATGAGAATGAAGAAATAGCCTTTTTGCTGTTTGAACTCCCTGTGAAAAAGCtgtaaaagtgtttatttatagTAGTGGTAGTACCTGCAAATGAATACAATACATCTAATCACAACAAATCcatattttctctgtttttgtaGCTGAAAACTGCTTCTATAAATACTGATTTGGAAAATGGGATTTATATGGAACCaaacaaatgcaatatatatacagATAATTAGAATAATAGTCATTATCAG encodes:
- the LOC127941607 gene encoding sialidase-4-like; amino-acid sequence: MGNKTPSRSNSGCLNEINKTTIFKQEQPQTWCCCCEKQVSYRIPALVYLSVDQTFLAFAEKRKTLSDTNAEVLVLRRGTWKDAKNQEVEWDSGHQVLSSACLPNHRSMNPCPVYERESKTLFLFFVCVPTRVSEYEQIRTNKSQGRLCYVTSTDAGKTWSHTIDLTADVIGEKMKEWAPFAVGPGHGFQMKSGRLIIPAYAYRYTGKPDCTSCCCLSFCCFTPYALAFYSDDQGITWKVGNQMDVESCECQMAEIIDEKGMSTLYCNARTRLGYRTEALSYNSGEDFSTVLSPNKLIETGKGCQGSVLSFLEQSSPPKTWLLYSHPSNPKNRVDLGLYLNKTPVDSSGWPDEPIMILHHGPSAYADLVEHEPGRFACLMECGKEHENEEIAFLLFELPVKKL